The segment AGCAAATTATTGCAAGATAGTAGTCTATTTTTtgtcacaataaaaaaaaaatgtaatacaacCTAAGTGTAGACTACTCCTTACCTATTCCTAGGTCCATGGGCTGTCTCAGTCAAGTTGAAAAACTAcaaatgcaatgtgtgtgacgTATTTGTATAGGAGAAGGACCCGTAAAAGTTTGCGCAGGTTTTTGTTTGAAATGTGTCTAAACTCTAAAGAAAACGCGTGTTCTTCGTGGGACTTACCATTTTAACCATATAATACTTTATGCAGCTACCTTAAGATTTATAAATAGTTATTAGTTCCTAAACAAGCACCATTTTTACATATTTGCTTGGAGCTCAGGATTGCATCATCCGTGCCTGCGCTCTTCTGTTTTTAGTGTCTGTTAAAAACAAAACTGTATGATTTTAAAACGGCAAAGAACTTCAAATGTCTCAATAATTTAATGAAATTCTGGAATAAAATAGATGTTTCTCGTCGTTACAGCAACTAATTAAAATAACTAAAGCAAGCAGCCAGGCGATTTATTTGGACTACTTTAATTCCTTTTTCCGTTCAAGATGGCGGGTGACGAGTCTGGAGTAACGCTGGGCCAGCCACATCTAGCGAAACAAGACCTTGGTAGTTTAGTAagtgtatattttatttatctaaCAAATTGAAATGTGTCTTGGATTCGGCATAATTGTTTCTTGCTGTGTGAATGTATTCGTTTAGGGGCTAGACTGGTACCTCGCATGCCGGTAGCACATGATACTAGTGATGGAGCTTGTGAGGACCCCATTGATAAAAAGCTTTGGATGGTGTCAAGCTATGTCCACGACTGGCTACACCAGTTGAGCTGTAGCATATGCGCTTTGTTTTGGAATAATCAACAATTGTATTCTGTGTTGTCGTATGTGAAGTATCTATTTCACTACAAATGAAGTGAAACAATATAGCCACATCCATTTCCCCCATAAGATCAGTCGTGTCTAGctaggtaacgttaacgttagcgaAGGCGTCAACGTGAGTAACAATATGTTCGACAGCTAACGTTACTCCTATAAATGACATCTCTATAttgttttgaatgatttgtcatttttttatgaTAATGTTGGTAAGGTTGTTTGTGTAGATGACATTTTGATTAGCTGGTATTCTAAATAGAGGGGTTTCATATGACGGTGACACCCGACAGTCATGTATGCTCTTGTTCCATGTGTAGTATCAAGACTTAGTAACGTTAGTCAAAACAGCCAAACAGCGGATATTCTGGTGTGTATTTACAATGTTGATTCAATTTTCTTCATTATTGTTTCTTATTTAGGATGTGAGCACACTGACTCCGCTATCCCCCGAGGTCATTAGCAGACAGGCCACCATCAATATTGGTGAGATACTAAGCAACATTTTGGTAATTCAAAGTAACGAGTAATATGGACTTTGATAGaatgttgttctctgtgttcACTGAGCTACAACGATTTGAATTTGCTAGTACTTTAAAACAATCTTGATTAACTAACTATTAGCCATATTTGAttgctttcttttctaacattcaTTGTATGTGCAAACTGTCACTGCACAGACAGTAATATTTCCTGTTTTGTGATGTTAAGCAGTGGCTAACCGTGGTTGTCATTACCCAGGTACTATTGGTCATGTGGCTCACGGGAAGTCTACTGTGGTGAAGGCCATCTCGGGTGTCCACACCGTCAGGTTCAAAAATGAGCTCGAGAGGAATATCACCATCAAATTGGGATATGCCAACGCTAAGGTTAGTGCAGAAGCCACTTCAGTGATAAGTCGTGCATGTGGTGTAAGAAAGAATGCACTGCATCAGTGCAGCTTACTTAAAAAGTAAATAACATGCCATTTGTTTCCCATTTTAGGTCTACAAACTGGATGACCCCAGCTGCCCTCGGCCTGAGTGTTACAGGTCATGTGGAAGCAGCACACCTGATGAATTCCCCACAGACATTTCTGGCACTAAAGGCTACTTTAAACTTGTCAGGTAGGATTGTCATAGAAGTCTACTCTCACGGAaagatgagtttttttttttttttttttttttttttttttttttattaattaggTCTGCTCTAATGTGCTCTGTGTGGTCTCTTTCAGACATGTTTCATTTGTAGACTGTCCTGGTCACGACATTCTGATGGCCACTATGTTGAACGGTGCAGCTGTCATGGATGCTGCTCTTCTTCTAATTGGTGAGCTTTATATTTACATCACGCTTATGTCAGAATTTCTCTTGATGACAACTGAATtagatctaaaaaaaaaaaatgtcatattCAATATTAATGGCGTTCTGGGCTTTCCTCTTCATCATTTACCTGCATAACTCTGACATCCATTCAGTTAATCATGGGACTGGGACACTGTATTGCACATTAGCTTTAATGGGGTTTTCCAGTTGAGTGTGGATGAGGGGAGCTGTGCTGTAACACCACGCTCAGGTCTAAGTGCCAACACGGACCCCGGTTTGAATCTGACCTGTTGTAATATCCAGAttccccccattctctctctctctcactcattttcTGGTACTCTTCAGTTTCATATCTAAATAAAGGAATTGGTAAATGGATGTTGCAATTTTCAAATCGTTACAATTTCATGCCTCACATTCAGACattgacacacactcatacaccaaTGGCAGAGGCTGCCATGCAAGACACAAAACATGTATATCGGGAGCTCTTTGGGGTTCAGAATCTTGCGCAAGAACACTTTAGCAGGCTCAGGAGGAGCCTTGCTCAAACTGAATGGCTCCTCCGAACTTCCTGAACCACCGCTGCAAAAGGCACTAAAAATACATTGGAAGAAAATAAAGTGCCCTGTGAGCATTGTCTGTCATTCATGAACAAGTTGGTGACAAGTCGGTCTTCTTTTTAGCGGGGAATGAATCCTGCCCACAGCCTCAGACATCAGAACATCTGGCTGCCATCGAGATCATGAAGCTGAAACACATCCTGATCCTGCAGAATAAGATTGACCTGGTAAAGGAGAGCCAGGCCAAGGAGCAGTACGAGCAGATTCTGGCCTTTGTGCAAGGTATGTCCGTCTGTTTGCTCATTATCTGGTGTGGGTCAGGACTGGTAGTGAGTTTGGGTCCGTCTGCTTGCTCATTATCAGGTGTGGGTCAGGACTGGTAGTGGGTTTGGGTCCGTCTGTTTGCTCATCGTCAGGTGTGGGTCAggactggtggtggtggtgggtttgGGTCCGTCTGCTTGCTCATTATCAGGTGTGGGTCAGGACTGGTAGTGGGTTTGGGTCCGTCTGTTTGCTCATCATCAGGTGTGGGTCAGGACTGGTGGTGGGTTTGGGGTGTTCTGGAGAGCATGGAGGTTATTTTCCGATTTCAAAAGGGATGAACTAGTACAGCGCTAATTAACTAACTCTGATGAGACCAATGCttgtattagtgtaggctagtTACTGTGACAAAATTGTCACTTGTCATGCAGTGATGTCTGTTTGAAGGTCAGCTGATGAATGGGATTCCAGCCTTCCTCAGTTTTTAGAATTTAGTCAGTATTGATAACTGATGCAATGAGTGAGTCAACTTTCATTTGACAGTATGTGGTTTTGTTACACCAACCTCTGGCTTCTGCTCTGGCGTCAGGGCGAGTTGTCCTCAGGCTCTTTTGTTTCAATTGTTTTCCTAATCTGCCATGTTGTTGTGTAAATCCGTTGAGCCTGCGCATCGCTTGTTTAACGGAGGACTGGAGGCTATCTGAAATGGCTTAGAACTGGAAATGAAGGAAGTCCACTACCGCAGGGATGTTCAGCCAGTGGCCCGCCCCAGTGGCCCACTAGTGATCTGCGGAGCCGTTGAGCCTGGCTCCTGACCACCAGTGGCCACCGTTGAGTTTGAGTTGAGAATTTGCACTCAATCACCTAGTTTTTGTCCAGTTTTAATGCAATCTAAATGGCTGGAAATTACAGGTGAATATTAGAGATTTGTGTCGTGGCAGTCATCGTGTATACAGGTGAATATTGGAGATTTGTGTTGTGGCAGTCATAGTGTATACAGGTGAATATCGGAAATTAGTGTCGTGGCAGTCATTGTGTATTATTACAGATGCATATTGAAGATTTGTGTCTTGGCAGTTGtagtgtattattatttttgtgtcATGTTTCTGTCGTGCTCTATCGTGCACACGACGCAAGGTGgttcaaagcgcaacgcaaggtgtattcttatcttacacccAGTCAGTGACGGATTTTGCGCTATGCCctccacttttattaaaccttacgcccaggggtgtggtaatTAGCAACATAAGTTGTGGTCTGGTGCATGATCCAAAATTCCAAGAAATAATAGAAtaaccaagaaaaacctggtctatagctaaaggcgcatataaagcacagctgactTATCAGCACAGCTGATTATGTTTGGATAGAAATGAATAACATTTAGTTCTAAGGGAAGTTGAGCAACACCCAATTTCCGACGGCTTTCAAAGCAGTCTAGTCTTGAATTTCAGTGTCAATCAAAAGAGAAAGCAGCTAAGATCAATATGTTGCATGGCAACAGGAAAGGCGTGCCTTGCCAGTCTTCAAGGGCTTTCAACCAGTTATATACGGTCAATGGCTTTAAACCAAGCTTATTTTTGCAGTCATCTGTTTCTCAATGTATTGATTATTGTGTTGTCTATAGCATTTCATAAAATGGTCAAAAATAGCTGTTTCCCAAAGCCCAAGATGTCCTAATATATTTGTCGTCATCTCATAGATATTCAGTTTACATTCAGAGTTAAGAAACCAGAACATGTATAGCTTAATGCCTGTGCAGATTACACAAAAATCTTGCCGATTTTTGTCATGATTTTGTCGTAGCAGTCAAATTTTCAGTGTCGTGCCGGAATATGAAAGGTCCGGAATGACGCCAAAGGAGGAACGTGCCTTGTAACGTGACGTATTCAACGACCGGCGATTTATTGTCTGTGACGTTCCATGACCAAAAATCTAACATGTTAGAATTTTTGAGGAATCTCCTACGACTCCACGCGATGGGTAGGCTACAATAGGCTACCTGATCTTGTAATGTGGCCAATCTCCTGACCAAGATGTTTCAAGAATTTTTTTGTTCTCTGATTGCCTAGTCTGACATGGTCAATCGTATAAGACCATCGGTGAAGACAAAAATATGTAATCTGCGTAGACCATAAGaacattaaattattttttttcttcttggcACTgcaatttatttaataattgacAACTAATTGATTACTTGTTGCAGCATAAAGTTATTTAAAGTTCTAAAACTTCATTTTTACATACTTAAATTTGTTTAGTTTGAACCTTAATTATCTTGTCGGTTCAGTTTTTTTACTTCAAGTTGTGGTTGTAagattaacataaaatgcctcCCATCCTTTTCAGGCACTGTGGCAGAGGGAGCCCCCATAATTCCAATTTCTGCACAGCTCAAGTACAACATTGAGGTGGTTTGTGAGTACATTGTGAAGAAGATTCCTGTGCCTGTTCGGGACTTCATCTCTGAGCCCCGCCTAATTGGTAAACACTCATCATGCCAGTCTTATTCctgcttgtgtttatgttgttgtgtgtaaACGGTATGCTGTTTGCAGTCGGTATCAAGCAAGGCTTTTCATTTTGCAGTCATCCGATCCTTTGATGTCAACAAACCCGGCTGTGAAGTAGATGACCTGAAAGGGGGTGTGGCCGGTGGAAGTATTCTGAAAGGAGTGCTgaaggtaataataataataataataataataggtgAAGGCACTAAAGTGTTATTTCAGCTAATCTGGTTTAGTTTTAGTAAATGCTTCTTTTCCCCATGCTCTCCTTCCTTTCAGATTATCATCTTATCTCCCTAACATTAACACATTTCTAGGGGTGCACCTGAATCTCTACTGTGGTATGCATTTGGCCGTGTAAGGCCTGCTAGCGTAATGACACGTTAGGTTTATAGGAAGTGGGCAAGTTTTGCTTGGCTACGGTATGGCGTAGGTGTCTCCTTtcctgttgaggagtgaattcttttcctggctccttctaaaactctatgtgaaaaatctatAGTTTCAGTCTATGGGAATGATCCCTGAGGGTAATTGTCACATCATAGTCCGGAatgttctaatcacatatttgtgaccgtactcaACAGGTGGGACAGGAGATCGAGGTCAGGCCTGGTATCGTCTCAAAGGACCATGAAGGCAAGCTGATGTGCAAGCCCATCTTCTCCAAGATTGTGTCCCTTTTTGCAGAACACAACGACCTTCAGTATGCTGTGCCTGGTGGCCTGATTGGTATGTGTTTTATTGTATGCTGTGCCTGGTGGCCTGATTAGTATGTGTTTGAATTACTTGTCTGTCTGTGCCATCCTTGATACTTGAAAGCATCTTATGTCATTGCATCCAttatgttctgtttttttttttattgatttttttcaaAATCGTTGACTTACATCATCAATGTATCATGTTAAATAGTTGTGTTCTCAgtattgacaaaaaaaaaatcatgagtATGACCTTAAccatagggcaattccacggaaaatggactttttgtcacatccataacgccagtgaaatgccttggcatttgtatgatgtgaatgataacatcattttttgtgcatttttcttatgtacattcttcagccaaaaatagcaaatgctcaaatttcttgtaatcattcacatcataccataccatcacattttattgccgttatggatgttacaaaaaccataattttccatggaattgcctcATAATCGAGCCGCCCTGATCCTGTCTGCAGACTTTATTGTCGTTGCCGTGCTCTTAACAGTAAAGTGCTTTAACCTGCAGTTCAGATTATTGTTGGATGCCCCCTGCTGACACTGATTCTCAACACTTGTTTTGCGTCCCCAAGGCGTGGGCACTAAGATCGACCCAACACTGTGCAGAGCTGACCGCATGGTGGGGCAGGTCCTGGGTGCCGTCGGAGCATTGCCCGAGATCTTCACCGAGCTCGAGATCTCGTACTTCCTGCTGCGACGGCTACTGGGCGTGCGCACTGAAGGGGACAAGAAGGCGGCCAAGGTGAGCGTCGAGACTCTCACAGGAAAACTGTGCCAATGCAAGCGCCTGTCAGTGAAATTGCGGTATGACAAATGAGCAAAGACTGCTCTCAACATCAACCATGGCGATGCATTGCGTTCTGTAGATGGCCGTAGACGGCCATATTTGCAGATAAATGTCACTTGTTCAACTCGTTTATGCTTGGAATTAGTGTTAGTGAGAAATAGACGTTGTACATTCTAAATAAGTCCTTAAACACCAAAACATTGAAATGATGTGTGAGCCAATTATCTAATgatagcaagctaactaccctCCACTACCAGCTAATGGTGGTGACTGGTTGTTGACCTGTCAATCTGGCTTCAGTGTATAAACACCCCTGACTGTCTGCAAAACCTACGGCAAGCGTTAACTCTGTATCGTTTGAGACTCAGAAGGCATATCTCATGGAAATGTGCCCTCCATTGATTGAATCACTCAGGAGGAAGAGCGCCAGcagggttttgggagagacctGGGTCAGGCCAAGGTTGCGGTCACTACGTCTCTGTGTTCTTTGGTGAAACACCGAGCCCCAAACTGCTTGAAATAGGATTTTTAAGGATGACCTGTGGCGGCAGTACAGCATCACTAGATAAATGCAATTACATTTTCAGTATGCTACTactttctgtaacacttttgttTGCTGTTAACAGTTGGATGGGTTATGCAAAGAATGTTTTGGCTAAATCCATTTTAGTTTAATTTTTATTGTTGGATAGTACCCAGATAGTAAAATCAGATCTGCAGATATCGGACAGAGATGTTCACAAGTCATTTTTTGGAAGTCTGAAGTCTTTGAGGGGCAAGAGTGGATGTAGACTTGTGACAGGCAACGTATCAAGTATGCTTTAATGGAGCTAGCTTCATTTTGTTGATCTTCTGCTACTCAACACATCCCTCTAGCCCTCGGACCTGGTGAAATATTAACCTAAGTCTGTcgcatcatatggccaactaaaAAGATgcaatctgcctgttcccagcatcAGCCCGACACTTTGCAATGGTTTGCTTGTTACCTGTGACTATAGTTTAAGTTTATGGTCTCTTTCACATTAGCAAGCGACTGACCTATCTGGATGCGTTTTGAGATGCCTGATGAAATTCAATGTTGTTGAACCGGCATCATTTATCCCTTTCATGTAGCACaccttgcatgtagctgttcTCTTATTTCATGCGTTATTTGCTTATGCATGTGTGAAGttgcacattatggcaaagggAACATACAGCTCCTCATATGTTTCCCCAACGTATATGcaccaataaaataaaatacaaatacatgaaCAAATTTAGATCTAAAAAAGCAATAGATGAAAAGCATGAAATGGATGAAAAGCATGAAATGCAGGTTGTTCACCAGTCTCGAAGCTGGAGTCTGAGTTAACTCTAAAGTCTTTTGAGGTGGACTCGCAAGTCAAGTATGAAGTCGCTGTTTGAGCGATTTAAGTGACTCGACTCGAGTCCCTGAGATCGGATTGCCGCTGATGACTCGCCGCTTCTAGGTCTCTGGACCACTATCGACTATAACTTAACTTCAactaaaaaatagaaaataattcaCTGTTATTAAAAATGAATGAAGAAATACAGCTAAACAAATGAAAACCGACGTGCATTGACCACAAGTGGCAACCCACCAGTGGACCGCTGGACAACTGCTCCCTGCAGGTCGACAGTGGTCCACCGGCAGGTTGCTATCTGGGATTTTGAGCACCTCAGACCAGTGGTCCACCGGCAGGTTGCTATCTGGGATTTTGAGCACCTCAGACCAGTGGTCCACCGGCAGGTTGCTATCTGGGATTTTGAGCACCAGACCAGTGGTCCACCGGCAGGTTGCTATCTGGGATTTTGAGCACCTCAGACCAGTGGTCCACCGGCAGGTTGCTATCTGGGATTTTGAGCACCAGACCAGTGGTCCACCGGCAGGTTGCTATCTGGGATTTTGAGCACCAGACCAGTGGTCCACCGGTAGGTTGCTATCTGGGATTTTGAGCACCTCAGACCGTTTGGTTCCAATGCCTTATTGTATGTGACAAAACTGTTGTTTGTGAAAACGTGTGGGTTAATCCCTGTGGACTTTCAACAAAGTAtcacccccccttcccccctttTTGGGCTACAGGTTCAGAAGCTGTCAAAGAACGAGGTGCTGATGGTCAACATAGGATCTCTGTCGACTGGCGGTCGCGTGAGCGCAGTGAAGGCTGATCTGGCCAAGATTGTGCTCACAAACCCTGTATGCACAGAAGTAGGAGAGAAGATTGCCCTGAGTCGCAGAGTGGAGAAACACTGGCGGTGAGTGAATCCATTTGTAAAACAGTTTTGGTTCATCAGAATGGACTCCACTTGTTCTCCTTACACACTGTGTTGTTTTACACGTGACTTGTCAGTGGGGAAAGCTTATTAATAATTAAGCTTTTAAGACcagtgcacatttttctgatatcCTACAGTGGCTGAGTGACATTTGATTGAGTTgacatattcaaaattaagagaccactgcaaatttgaatatgaccgtcaactcattcgaatgtctctcagcaaccgtaggatgacatcagaaaaatgtacaGTGGTCTCATAATtgttttccagagctgtatgcaTGTAGCAGTTTATAGAACTGCTGCATAAAGCTTGTACATCATGTGTAAGTCTATGTATCTAAATTAGTGACTGCCTGACTTTTTCTACATGCCAAGTGCCACCTTTCCTGAAAGAAGAGTTTTGTGTGCGTCATGCTCTACCTGTGCTGATGAAACGAATTTGATTGTCTTCCAGTTTGATCGGTTGGGGACAAATCAGGAGGGGAGTGACCATAACACCCACAGTGGACGACGACTGAGACGTCtgctgagagagtgtgtgtgtgtgtgcgcgcattggAAGGCTTTTGTCCCCCATCAACGAGACAACATGCTTATTAAACCATTTTACTACACCATGCAGCCAGTGAGCTGCAGAGTTCAGGGCAAAGGGAGGGAGCTGATCTCtcaagaggggagagaggggggaaggtcTTGTGTTGAGATGAAATGTGATCTTGATGGCAAGACTGGCCTGATTTCTACATGCTACCCAAAGCTAATGGCAGGGTTTCACAGGTTTGACAACTATAGTGAACATCTTTCAATTATATCTAATAAAATGTTTTGGATCAAATGCCTCTTTGTGTTCATACTTCATACAACTGATGACATACAAACTCTTTTCACAATCAAGTTCCACATACCAAGTAATGGAACACAGACCAAGTAAATTGACATGGTCCATGGATGCTTTTCCTGTTAGAAATGAAAATTATGGAAATGGATGAGAGACTCATTACTGGCAATAATTTATGAGCTAAAGCAAAAGGTTTTGAAATATATCTTCATGGGTGCATCTTCTCTGAAGAATGGAACAGGACAGAACCTGGAAGAAGTTGTATTTAGGTTGAAGTGCATCTAATAACACATTTGATATATttgaaatattttattatttcacagctatagtgatttttttttctagtGTGAGTACGGTAAAACACTTCACCATGAAAACAATTCCATTCACAGGATCATTTTGGAATTCAATCATCTGCATACTGAATCTTGATGGGGTACTAATGCATTTACAAACAGATTGAAAGCCAtaaaattaacaaaaaaaatttaaaaagtaATTCTCTCAACTTAAGGCACCTCTGCATAcgtatt is part of the Alosa alosa isolate M-15738 ecotype Scorff River chromosome 16, AALO_Geno_1.1, whole genome shotgun sequence genome and harbors:
- the eif2s3 gene encoding eukaryotic translation initiation factor 2 subunit 3; this encodes MAGDESGVTLGQPHLAKQDLGSLDVSTLTPLSPEVISRQATINIGTIGHVAHGKSTVVKAISGVHTVRFKNELERNITIKLGYANAKVYKLDDPSCPRPECYRSCGSSTPDEFPTDISGTKGYFKLVRHVSFVDCPGHDILMATMLNGAAVMDAALLLIAGNESCPQPQTSEHLAAIEIMKLKHILILQNKIDLVKESQAKEQYEQILAFVQGTVAEGAPIIPISAQLKYNIEVVCEYIVKKIPVPVRDFISEPRLIVIRSFDVNKPGCEVDDLKGGVAGGSILKGVLKVGQEIEVRPGIVSKDHEGKLMCKPIFSKIVSLFAEHNDLQYAVPGGLIGVGTKIDPTLCRADRMVGQVLGAVGALPEIFTELEISYFLLRRLLGVRTEGDKKAAKVQKLSKNEVLMVNIGSLSTGGRVSAVKADLAKIVLTNPVCTEVGEKIALSRRVEKHWRLIGWGQIRRGVTITPTVDDD